In Kineococcus sp. NBC_00420, a single genomic region encodes these proteins:
- the nadB gene encoding L-aspartate oxidase, translating into MNRRRELVEELHVDVLVVGAGIAGLTAALEAAHHGSVVLATKTELGDGSTHYAQGGIASAVGPQDVPAHVADTLAAGAGLSSPAAVQALCEAGPTAVRVLAERGVEFDRGASGGWALGLEAAHSTSRILHAGGDRTGAAISAALAAAVRRSDVTIREQTFLAGLRTDGGRVVGADLVSGAEEDGATHVLRVHAGAVVLATGGAGQLFSHTTNPPVATADGLAAAFRAGAAVADLEFFQFHPTVAAVAHPFLVSEAVRGEGAVLLDAAGERFTLRVDPRAELAPRDVVARAIAAAMAEHGGKPVVLDATGVAATLGKPFAQRFPGIAQLCRESGIDPETTPIPVTPAAHYWMGGIRTDAVGRTTLPGLWAAGEVACSGVHGANRLASNSLLEALVTGGQVVRDIRENGVAAAEFPEDEVVEVPGAALPVASHVGRRDLQSAMWEHAGVVRDAAGLAVAMKLLTPQEDPVEILSEDLDVPRHTREDANLVLAAHLLVAAATAREESLGAHFRSDHPTAPGHARRRSFRRIP; encoded by the coding sequence GTGAACCGCCGCCGCGAACTCGTGGAGGAGCTCCACGTCGACGTCCTGGTCGTCGGCGCCGGGATCGCCGGGCTCACCGCCGCCCTCGAGGCCGCCCACCACGGCAGCGTCGTGCTGGCCACGAAGACGGAGCTCGGCGACGGCAGCACGCACTACGCCCAGGGCGGGATCGCCTCGGCCGTCGGGCCGCAGGACGTTCCCGCGCACGTCGCCGACACCCTGGCCGCCGGCGCCGGGTTGTCGTCCCCCGCTGCGGTGCAGGCGTTGTGCGAGGCCGGTCCGACCGCCGTGCGGGTCCTCGCCGAGCGCGGGGTGGAGTTCGACCGCGGCGCCTCCGGGGGCTGGGCGCTCGGTCTGGAGGCCGCGCACTCGACCTCGCGCATCCTGCACGCGGGCGGTGACCGGACCGGTGCGGCGATCTCCGCCGCGCTCGCCGCGGCCGTGCGGCGCAGCGACGTGACGATCCGCGAGCAGACCTTCCTCGCCGGGCTGCGGACCGACGGCGGTCGCGTCGTGGGTGCCGACCTCGTCTCCGGTGCGGAGGAGGACGGGGCCACCCACGTCCTGCGCGTCCACGCCGGTGCCGTCGTGCTGGCCACCGGCGGGGCGGGACAGTTGTTCAGCCACACCACGAACCCGCCGGTCGCGACGGCCGACGGCCTGGCCGCCGCGTTCCGTGCCGGTGCGGCGGTCGCGGACCTGGAGTTCTTCCAGTTCCACCCCACGGTCGCCGCCGTCGCGCACCCGTTCCTGGTGTCGGAGGCCGTGCGCGGTGAGGGCGCCGTGCTGCTCGACGCCGCCGGTGAACGGTTCACCCTCCGGGTGGACCCGCGGGCCGAACTCGCCCCGCGCGACGTCGTCGCCCGGGCCATCGCCGCCGCGATGGCCGAGCACGGTGGGAAACCCGTCGTCCTCGACGCCACCGGTGTCGCCGCGACCCTGGGGAAGCCCTTCGCGCAGCGGTTCCCCGGGATCGCGCAGTTGTGCCGGGAGTCCGGCATCGACCCCGAGACGACACCGATCCCCGTCACCCCCGCCGCGCACTACTGGATGGGCGGGATCCGCACCGACGCCGTCGGGCGCACCACGCTGCCCGGGTTGTGGGCCGCGGGCGAGGTCGCCTGTTCCGGGGTCCACGGCGCGAACCGGCTCGCGTCGAACTCCCTGCTCGAGGCGCTCGTCACCGGTGGTCAGGTCGTGCGCGACATCCGCGAGAACGGCGTCGCCGCGGCGGAGTTCCCCGAGGACGAGGTCGTCGAGGTGCCCGGGGCCGCGCTGCCCGTCGCGTCCCACGTCGGCCGCCGTGACCTGCAGTCGGCCATGTGGGAGCACGCGGGTGTCGTGCGCGACGCCGCCGGGCTCGCTGTGGCGATGAAACTGCTCACCCCGCAGGAGGACCCCGTCGAGATCCTGTCCGAGGACCTCGACGTGCCCCGCCACACCCGCGAGGACGCCAACCTCGTGCTCGCCGCCCACCTGCTGGTCGCCGCGGCGACCGCGCGGGAGGAGAGCCTCGGCGCGCACTTCCGCAGCGACCACCCCACCGCACCGGGGCACGCCCGCCGCCGGTCCTTCCGGAGGATCCCGTGA
- a CDS encoding cysteine desulfurase family protein, with protein sequence MIYLDHAATSPPRREVLEAVWPYLTQVTGNPSSSHEVGRAAKAGLDAARHAVAEVLGARPGEVVFTSGGTEADNLAITGIATANPRGRHVVVSAIEHPAVLETASALRESGFEVDVVGVDGDGLLDLAALDAVLRPDTTLVSVMYANNEIGTVQPLAEIAARCRAFGIPFHTDAVQAAGHLPLDVAELGVDALSASAHKFGGLRGAGFLWVRGVVPLAPVLHGGGQERGRRSGTSDVASAVGTAVALHAAATTREAEVARLTALRDRLIDGVLATVPGSRLTGHRTRRLPGHASFCFAGVGGETVLAELEQVGIVCSSGSACAADSDDASHVLLATGIDADLARTAVRFTLGPTSTADEIDAVLAALPSAVQLAGQLAVR encoded by the coding sequence GTGATCTACCTCGACCACGCCGCGACCTCACCGCCGCGCCGGGAGGTGCTCGAGGCCGTCTGGCCGTACCTGACCCAGGTCACCGGGAACCCCTCCAGCAGCCACGAGGTGGGCCGGGCCGCGAAGGCGGGGCTGGACGCGGCGCGCCACGCCGTCGCCGAGGTCCTCGGGGCCCGTCCGGGGGAGGTCGTGTTCACCTCCGGCGGCACCGAGGCCGACAACCTGGCCATCACGGGGATCGCCACGGCGAACCCCCGTGGCCGCCACGTCGTGGTCTCCGCGATCGAGCACCCCGCCGTCCTGGAGACCGCGTCCGCCCTGCGGGAGAGCGGGTTCGAGGTCGACGTGGTCGGGGTCGACGGGGACGGCCTGCTCGACCTGGCCGCGCTCGACGCGGTGCTGCGCCCGGACACGACGCTCGTGTCGGTGATGTACGCCAACAACGAGATCGGGACCGTGCAGCCGCTGGCCGAGATCGCGGCCCGCTGCCGCGCGTTCGGGATCCCGTTCCACACCGACGCGGTGCAGGCCGCCGGGCACCTGCCCCTGGACGTCGCGGAACTCGGCGTCGACGCGTTGTCCGCGTCGGCGCACAAGTTCGGCGGGTTGCGCGGTGCGGGGTTCCTCTGGGTCCGCGGCGTCGTCCCGCTGGCGCCCGTCCTGCACGGGGGCGGGCAGGAACGCGGGCGACGCTCGGGGACCTCCGACGTCGCCTCCGCGGTGGGGACCGCCGTCGCCCTGCACGCCGCCGCGACCACCCGGGAGGCCGAGGTCGCCCGGCTGACGGCGTTGCGGGACAGACTGATCGACGGGGTCCTCGCCACGGTCCCGGGGTCCCGCCTCACCGGCCACCGCACCCGACGCCTGCCCGGCCACGCCTCCTTCTGCTTCGCGGGCGTCGGCGGCGAGACCGTCCTCGCGGAGCTCGAGCAGGTCGGGATCGTCTGCTCCAGCGGGTCGGCCTGCGCCGCCGACTCCGACGACGCCTCGCACGTGCTGCTGGCCACCGGGATCGACGCCGACCTGGCCCGCACCGCCGTGCGCTTCACCCTGGGCCCGACGAGCACCGCCGACGAGATCGACGCGGTGCTGGCCGCCCTGCCCTCCGCCGTCCAGCTCGCCGGCCAGCTCGCCGTCCGGTGA
- a CDS encoding NUDIX hydrolase, which produces MSTTEQQAILVAVSTVIFALLPDREGNVRVHLPLVRRTRAPFADRWALPGGWVRTTESLSDAGRRTLAETTGLRPSYLEQLYTFGQPDRSPGQRVVSVVYSALVRNHEAAAAVEGENVRWTSADDCTGLAFDHDEVVQYALWRLRTKVQHAHVALHFLGEQFSLAQLREVHEAILQRPLDPANFRRQVESSGTVVSTGERQTGGRHRPPTLYRAVVPDGVAGPLMTAGPLA; this is translated from the coding sequence ATGAGCACCACCGAGCAGCAGGCGATCCTCGTCGCGGTATCGACGGTGATCTTCGCGTTGCTGCCCGACCGGGAGGGGAACGTCCGGGTGCACCTGCCGCTGGTGCGCCGCACCCGCGCCCCCTTCGCCGACCGGTGGGCGCTGCCGGGCGGCTGGGTGCGCACGACGGAGAGCCTCAGCGACGCCGGACGGCGCACCCTGGCCGAGACGACGGGGCTGCGCCCGAGCTACCTGGAGCAGCTCTACACGTTCGGGCAGCCGGACCGCTCCCCCGGTCAGCGCGTCGTCTCCGTCGTCTACTCCGCCCTGGTCAGGAACCACGAGGCCGCGGCCGCGGTCGAGGGCGAGAACGTCCGCTGGACCTCCGCCGACGACTGCACGGGCCTCGCCTTCGACCACGACGAGGTCGTGCAGTACGCGCTGTGGCGGTTGCGCACCAAGGTCCAGCACGCGCACGTCGCCCTGCACTTCCTGGGCGAGCAGTTCTCCCTGGCGCAGTTGCGCGAGGTCCACGAGGCGATCCTGCAGCGCCCCCTCGACCCGGCGAACTTCCGTCGCCAGGTCGAGAGCTCGGGAACCGTCGTGTCCACCGGGGAACGCCAGACGGGCGGCCGGCACCGGCCGCCGACGTTGTACCGGGCGGTGGTCCCGGACGGGGTCGCCGGCCCGCTGATGACCGCCGGTCCGCTCGCGTAG
- the nadA gene encoding quinolinate synthase NadA has translation MASVPTQIALLTRAPDGADSTCDPDLPTAPWQFDAVPGRPLPLPTYGAGASRQDPAPADSPVQQQIPAEYRLLPAEELDRRILAAKATLGPRVSILGHAYQRDEIVRYADFVGDSFQLAQQSQQHPEAEFVVFCGVHFMAETADLLTTPDQPVILPNLAAGCSMADMADIDSVQACWEQLEALYGTEADADGRVPVIPVTYMNSAAALKGFCGAHGGIVCTSSNAREVLEWAFERGQRVLFFPDQHLGRNTAKAMGVDVARMPVWDPRKPHGGNSAETLQGARVVLWRGWCSVHQRFTVDQIAQARARNPDVRIVVHPECPMEVVDAADEAGSTQYIQKAVDAAPAGTAFAIGTEVNMVRRLADTRPDLTIECLDPVVCPCSTMYRIHPAYLAWVLESLVEGRVVNQVSVAADVAGHARTAVERMLAVHP, from the coding sequence ATGGCGTCCGTCCCCACGCAGATCGCCCTGCTCACCCGCGCCCCCGATGGCGCGGACAGCACCTGCGACCCCGACCTGCCCACCGCCCCGTGGCAGTTCGACGCGGTCCCCGGCCGGCCCCTGCCGTTGCCGACCTACGGCGCGGGAGCCTCCCGCCAGGACCCGGCCCCGGCCGACTCCCCGGTGCAGCAGCAGATCCCGGCCGAGTACCGGCTGCTGCCCGCCGAGGAGCTGGACCGCCGGATCCTGGCGGCGAAGGCGACCCTGGGACCGCGCGTGTCGATCCTCGGCCACGCCTACCAGCGCGACGAGATCGTCCGCTACGCCGACTTCGTCGGGGACTCCTTCCAGCTCGCGCAGCAGTCGCAGCAGCACCCGGAGGCGGAGTTCGTCGTCTTCTGCGGGGTGCACTTCATGGCCGAGACGGCCGACCTGCTGACCACCCCGGACCAGCCGGTCATCCTGCCGAACCTCGCCGCGGGGTGCTCGATGGCCGACATGGCCGACATCGACTCCGTGCAGGCCTGCTGGGAGCAGCTCGAGGCGCTCTACGGCACCGAGGCCGACGCCGACGGCCGGGTGCCGGTCATCCCCGTGACCTACATGAACTCCGCGGCCGCGCTCAAGGGTTTCTGCGGCGCCCACGGCGGGATCGTCTGCACCAGTTCCAACGCCCGCGAGGTCCTGGAGTGGGCCTTCGAGCGGGGACAGCGCGTGCTGTTCTTCCCCGACCAGCACCTGGGCCGCAACACCGCCAAGGCCATGGGCGTCGACGTCGCGCGGATGCCGGTGTGGGACCCGCGCAAACCGCACGGCGGGAACTCCGCGGAAACCCTTCAGGGCGCCCGGGTCGTGCTGTGGCGCGGGTGGTGCTCGGTGCACCAGCGGTTCACCGTCGACCAGATCGCGCAGGCCCGGGCGAGGAACCCCGACGTCCGTATCGTCGTCCACCCCGAGTGCCCGATGGAGGTCGTCGACGCCGCCGACGAGGCGGGTTCCACGCAGTACATCCAGAAGGCGGTCGACGCCGCCCCGGCCGGGACGGCGTTCGCGATCGGGACCGAGGTCAACATGGTCCGTCGCCTCGCCGACACCCGGCCCGACCTGACGATCGAGTGCCTCGACCCGGTCGTCTGCCCCTGCTCGACGATGTACCGCATCCACCCGGCCTACCTCGCCTGGGTGCTCGAGTCCCTCGTCGAGGGCCGGGTCGTCAACCAGGTCAGCGTCGCCGCCGACGTCGCGGGCCACGCGCGCACGGCGGTGGAACGCATGCTGGCCGTCCACCCGTGA
- a CDS encoding 2'-5' RNA ligase family protein has protein sequence MRPLVVTATFDVATQAGLDRLRERWFPPERNQLAAHLTLFHALPGEALDDVCAALDRACAGAAPRAEVSGVRSLGRGAALVLDSPGLVRVRAGLAAEFASRLTRQDGQGFRPHVTVQNFVTPEVARSTVEELGRDLVPWTVQVSGLAVHRYLGGPWELLRESRFTAV, from the coding sequence ATGAGGCCGCTCGTCGTCACGGCGACGTTCGACGTCGCGACCCAGGCGGGCCTCGACCGGCTGCGTGAGCGGTGGTTCCCGCCGGAGCGCAACCAGCTCGCGGCCCACCTGACCCTCTTCCACGCCCTGCCGGGGGAGGCTCTCGACGACGTGTGCGCCGCCCTGGACCGCGCGTGCGCGGGTGCGGCGCCCCGGGCCGAGGTGAGCGGGGTGCGGTCGCTGGGGCGCGGCGCGGCCCTCGTCCTGGACTCACCCGGGCTGGTCCGGGTCCGGGCCGGGCTGGCCGCGGAGTTCGCGAGCCGGCTGACCCGGCAGGACGGCCAGGGGTTCCGCCCGCACGTCACGGTGCAGAACTTCGTGACCCCCGAGGTGGCCCGTTCGACGGTCGAGGAGCTCGGCCGGGACCTCGTGCCCTGGACGGTGCAGGTGAGCGGCCTCGCGGTGCACCGCTACCTCGGCGGCCCGTGGGAACTCCTCCGGGAGTCCCGCTTCACCGCGGTGTGA
- a CDS encoding GNAT family N-acetyltransferase, whose amino-acid sequence MIRTFAPADLPAVQAVWAACGREPLPADELAAIRGHAPELLLVAEVADGIAGVVVGTTDARRGWIHRLAVLPAHRRRGLAAALVAELEGRFAGRGLPRVNLLVMPENEAGRRFWARLGYLSCPDVLCTKPLPSSREV is encoded by the coding sequence GTGATCCGCACCTTCGCGCCCGCGGACCTGCCCGCGGTCCAGGCGGTCTGGGCCGCCTGCGGTCGGGAGCCCCTCCCCGCCGACGAACTCGCGGCGATCCGTGGGCACGCGCCGGAACTGCTGCTCGTCGCCGAGGTGGCGGACGGGATCGCCGGAGTCGTGGTGGGCACCACGGACGCCCGCCGCGGCTGGATCCACCGTCTCGCCGTGCTCCCCGCCCACCGCCGGCGGGGACTCGCCGCCGCCCTGGTCGCGGAGCTCGAGGGACGTTTCGCCGGGCGCGGCCTGCCCCGGGTGAACCTGCTGGTGATGCCCGAGAACGAGGCGGGACGGCGGTTCTGGGCCCGGCTCGGCTACCTCAGCTGCCCCGACGTCCTGTGCACGAAACCCCTGCCGTCCTCGCGGGAGGTCTGA
- the nadC gene encoding carboxylating nicotinate-nucleotide diphosphorylase, translating into MNTPDSVVALALAEDAPWGDVTSESLLPPDALADAQLVAREPGVLAGAACARAAFTRTADLTGGSLELLELAEDGTRFGAGDALGRVRGTARGVLRAERVALNLLQHLSGIATHTATFVDLVAGTNARVVDTRKTTPGMRALERAAVRAGGGHNHRWSLSDAVLVKDNHLAVLLAQGIDVTTALEGVRAQVPHTTTIEVEVDRLDQLEAVLAADVDVVLLDNFSLADLAEGVRLVRQRSRALVEASGGVRVDTVRAIAETGVDLISVGALTQNSRTLDLGLDTTVSA; encoded by the coding sequence GTGAACACCCCTGACTCCGTCGTCGCCCTCGCGCTGGCCGAGGACGCCCCCTGGGGCGACGTCACCAGCGAGTCCCTGCTGCCGCCCGACGCGCTCGCCGACGCGCAGCTGGTGGCCCGCGAACCCGGCGTCCTGGCCGGTGCGGCCTGCGCCCGCGCGGCCTTCACCCGGACCGCGGACCTCACCGGCGGTTCGCTGGAACTCCTGGAACTCGCTGAGGACGGCACCCGGTTCGGGGCCGGGGACGCGCTGGGCCGGGTCCGGGGAACCGCCCGGGGCGTCCTGCGCGCCGAACGCGTCGCCCTGAACCTGCTGCAGCACCTGTCCGGGATCGCGACCCACACCGCGACGTTCGTCGACCTCGTCGCCGGGACGAACGCCCGCGTCGTCGACACCCGCAAGACGACCCCGGGGATGCGCGCGCTCGAACGTGCGGCCGTGCGGGCCGGGGGCGGGCACAACCACCGCTGGTCGCTCTCCGACGCCGTGCTGGTCAAGGACAACCACCTCGCGGTGCTGCTCGCGCAGGGCATCGACGTCACCACGGCGCTCGAGGGCGTCCGGGCGCAGGTCCCGCACACGACGACCATCGAGGTGGAGGTCGACCGCCTCGACCAGCTCGAGGCGGTCCTCGCCGCCGACGTCGACGTCGTCCTGCTGGACAACTTCTCCCTGGCCGACCTGGCCGAGGGGGTCCGCCTGGTCCGGCAGCGCTCGCGGGCCCTCGTGGAGGCCAGCGGCGGCGTGCGGGTCGACACCGTCCGCGCCATCGCCGAGACGGGGGTCGACCTGATCTCCGTGGGCGCGCTCACCCAGAACTCCCGCACCCTGGACCTGGGGCTCGACACCACGGTCAGCGCGTGA
- a CDS encoding S8 family serine peptidase, producing MVVPRPHPPAGPEGGRRGPVRLTLALGAGLVLALVPTLTANAAPTPTPAASAFRDGDYVVTLARDPIATYDGSLPGLPQLKSAGGDLDMTRSTTQRYRDLLLSAQTKVADSVGVAPLQRYTVALNGFSAKLTGAQATKLATTAGVVSVAPDVERHLVTSSAEASAAATSATSTTSAASTATAPARTTADYLGLTGADGVWSRLGGVQQAGRGVVVADLDTGLWPEHPSVAGAALPTEAPAGEPYGAYRSGSTIRMAKADGGTYTGTCETGQRWTAASCTTKVVGARAFSDGYTAVHTLGEGEFTSARDSDGHGTHTATTAVGRNGVPATIDGDSYGDVTGIAPAAALAVYKVCWTGDDGTNGCQTSDLIAAIDQAVADNVDVINYSIGSGASSTAADPVEIAFMVAASAGIFVSASAGNSGPAVSTTEHASPWVTTVAAATSVLREGTVVLGDGRKFVGARLTQEPLPTTRLVLGSDVAAAGKTANDAAICLAGSLDPVKTKGKVVFCQRAVTARVDKSAEVARAGGVGMVLYNPTPNSLEPDAHAVPTVHLDAGAGKTLLGYLRTHRTNATVSFQPGNTTRTPTPAPQISAFSSRGPALVDGGDLLKPDLTAPGSGVVAGYSPVADGARGNLFAPESGTSMSAPHVTGLAALYYAAHPEFTPMTVKSALMTTARNLLGPDGTPALDPFAGGAGFVDPTKMLTPGLVYDSTPVDWLRYLEGSGVATGTGVGAIDPSELNQASIADGDLAGARTVTRTVTATTGGYYYATAQLAGFDVQVQPSVLKLDAGQSAQFRVTLTRTTAALNTWASGSLTWKGGDGLTVRSPIAVRPIPLAAPAEVAGTGAKGSVQVGVTPGFTGDLDLTTTGLVAGKRSAGSVAVGDSVEFPVTIPKGTTFSRFDLRGEAGSDVDLYLYSAAGELLDLSASASTDERIDDFVDPGNYVLVVDGYAPAPGTSSIGFTFTSFVLGPDAKAGTLAATPDPLPVTTGRQVTYTLAWSGLDPSTPYLGTVGYGDTTRSTVLTVG from the coding sequence ATGGTCGTCCCCCGTCCGCACCCACCCGCAGGACCGGAGGGCGGCCGGCGCGGCCCCGTCCGGCTCACCCTCGCCCTGGGCGCCGGCCTCGTCCTGGCCCTCGTCCCGACGCTGACCGCGAACGCCGCCCCCACGCCCACCCCGGCCGCCTCGGCCTTCCGGGACGGCGACTACGTCGTCACCCTCGCCCGGGACCCCATCGCGACGTACGACGGTTCCCTCCCCGGTCTGCCGCAGCTGAAGTCGGCTGGTGGCGACCTGGACATGACCCGGTCGACGACCCAGCGCTACCGCGACCTGCTGCTGTCCGCCCAGACCAAGGTCGCCGACAGCGTCGGGGTCGCCCCGCTGCAGCGCTACACGGTCGCCCTCAACGGGTTCTCCGCCAAGCTCACCGGCGCGCAGGCGACCAAGCTCGCGACCACCGCGGGGGTCGTCTCGGTCGCGCCCGACGTCGAGCGGCACCTGGTCACGAGCAGCGCCGAGGCCTCGGCCGCGGCGACCAGCGCGACCAGCACGACCAGTGCTGCGAGCACGGCCACCGCCCCCGCCCGCACGACCGCGGACTACCTCGGACTCACCGGGGCCGACGGGGTCTGGAGCCGCCTCGGCGGTGTGCAGCAGGCGGGCCGGGGTGTCGTCGTCGCCGACCTGGACACCGGGCTCTGGCCCGAGCACCCCTCCGTCGCCGGCGCGGCCCTGCCCACGGAGGCTCCCGCGGGCGAACCCTACGGCGCCTACCGCAGCGGCAGCACGATCCGGATGGCGAAGGCCGACGGCGGCACCTACACCGGGACCTGCGAGACCGGCCAGCGGTGGACCGCCGCCTCCTGCACGACGAAGGTCGTGGGCGCCCGGGCGTTCTCCGACGGGTACACCGCGGTGCACACCCTCGGTGAGGGCGAGTTCACCTCCGCCCGCGACAGCGACGGCCACGGCACCCACACGGCCACGACGGCCGTGGGCCGCAACGGCGTCCCCGCCACCATCGACGGCGACTCCTACGGCGACGTCACCGGGATCGCCCCCGCCGCCGCGTTGGCCGTCTACAAGGTCTGCTGGACCGGCGACGACGGGACGAACGGCTGCCAGACCTCCGACCTGATCGCCGCGATCGACCAGGCCGTCGCCGACAACGTCGACGTCATCAACTACTCGATCGGTTCCGGCGCGTCGAGCACGGCGGCCGACCCCGTCGAGATCGCGTTCATGGTCGCCGCCTCCGCCGGGATCTTCGTCTCCGCCTCGGCCGGGAACTCCGGCCCGGCCGTCTCCACCACCGAGCACGCCAGCCCGTGGGTGACGACCGTCGCGGCCGCCACCTCGGTGCTGCGCGAGGGCACCGTCGTGCTCGGCGACGGCCGGAAGTTCGTCGGGGCCCGGTTGACCCAGGAACCGCTGCCCACGACCCGCCTCGTGCTGGGTTCCGACGTGGCCGCCGCGGGGAAGACCGCCAACGACGCCGCGATCTGCCTCGCCGGGTCGCTGGACCCGGTGAAGACGAAGGGCAAGGTCGTCTTCTGCCAGCGGGCGGTGACGGCCCGCGTCGACAAGTCCGCCGAGGTCGCCCGCGCCGGTGGGGTGGGGATGGTCCTCTACAACCCGACGCCGAACTCGCTGGAACCCGACGCGCACGCGGTGCCGACGGTCCACCTGGACGCCGGGGCCGGCAAGACCCTCCTCGGGTACCTGCGGACGCACCGCACCAACGCGACGGTGTCCTTCCAGCCCGGGAACACCACCCGCACCCCGACGCCGGCTCCGCAGATCTCCGCGTTCTCCTCGCGCGGGCCCGCGCTGGTCGACGGCGGCGACCTCCTCAAGCCCGACCTCACCGCCCCGGGTTCCGGCGTGGTGGCGGGCTACTCGCCCGTCGCGGACGGCGCGCGCGGCAACCTGTTCGCCCCCGAGTCGGGGACCTCGATGTCGGCCCCGCACGTCACGGGCCTGGCGGCGCTGTACTACGCCGCGCACCCGGAGTTCACGCCCATGACGGTGAAGTCGGCCCTCATGACGACCGCGCGGAACCTGCTCGGTCCCGACGGCACCCCGGCCCTCGACCCGTTCGCCGGGGGAGCGGGTTTCGTCGACCCGACGAAGATGCTGACCCCGGGTCTGGTCTACGACTCGACCCCGGTCGACTGGTTGCGCTACCTCGAGGGTTCCGGCGTGGCGACCGGGACCGGCGTGGGCGCGATCGACCCGAGCGAGCTGAACCAGGCCTCGATCGCGGACGGCGACCTCGCGGGTGCCCGCACCGTGACGCGCACGGTGACGGCCACCACGGGCGGGTACTACTACGCCACGGCCCAACTCGCCGGGTTCGACGTCCAGGTCCAGCCCAGCGTCCTGAAGCTGGACGCCGGGCAGAGCGCGCAGTTCCGGGTGACCCTGACCCGCACGACCGCGGCGCTGAACACCTGGGCCTCGGGTTCGCTGACGTGGAAGGGCGGCGACGGCCTCACCGTCCGCTCGCCGATCGCGGTGCGACCGATCCCGCTGGCGGCTCCGGCCGAGGTCGCGGGGACCGGTGCGAAGGGTTCCGTCCAGGTCGGTGTCACCCCCGGTTTCACGGGTGACCTCGACCTGACCACGACCGGCCTCGTGGCCGGGAAGCGGAGCGCGGGCTCCGTCGCCGTCGGGGACAGCGTCGAGTTCCCCGTGACGATCCCGAAGGGCACCACGTTCAGCCGCTTCGACCTGCGCGGGGAGGCCGGGTCCGACGTCGACCTCTACCTCTACTCCGCCGCCGGGGAACTGCTCGACCTGTCGGCCTCCGCGTCCACCGACGAACGGATCGACGACTTCGTCGACCCGGGGAACTACGTCCTCGTCGTCGACGGCTACGCCCCGGCTCCGGGGACGTCGTCGATCGGGTTCACGTTCACCTCCTTCGTCCTCGGGCCGGACGCGAAGGCAGGGACCCTGGCCGCCACGCCGGACCCGTTGCCGGTGACCACCGGTCGCCAGGTCACGTACACGCTGGCCTGGTCGGGGCTGGACCCCTCGACGCCCTACCTGGGCACCGTGGGCTACGGCGACACCACGCGCTCGACGGTCCTGACCGTCGGCTGA